In the genome of Amaranthus tricolor cultivar Red isolate AtriRed21 chromosome 15, ASM2621246v1, whole genome shotgun sequence, one region contains:
- the LOC130801764 gene encoding uncharacterized protein LOC130801764, whose protein sequence is MAPTKNLTTQQRERIMQKLLSALNKKGKPAQGTINALAIEFEVCRKTITRLWNDVKKQMTNNTTVINLNSKRWGKEASNKIKFDEEKFKAIKYELKGTQHSVAKQMEVSQSTVCRWKRNKVIRRHTNAIKPTLNENNKLHRLSFALSKCEYNEQNDAFKFKPYTNVVHIDEKHFYLTRETQSDVFFDGKIGIWPIITQEPTKRSSKNRKRGEMETKPIQSITKEHIREMLITNVLPTIRAKWPAELSKHIYIQQDNAKPHIAHNDRGFLEEAMKDGFNIQLVQQPPNSPDMNVLDLGFFRSIQALQYQKSAYNVKELLKAVNNVFQNLSPQCLRFVFITLQACMIEVMKKQGGFDYHIPHMNKTKVAREGTLPDYLTIDKQLVVDLLQYLFTKLSTEKMNQLVELIGYAGGYEEGDLNVEMSEVTNNQT, encoded by the exons ATGGCTCCTACAAAAAACTTAACTACACAACAAAGAGAACGCATAATGCAGAAGCTACTGTCTGCATTAAATAAGAAGGGCAAACCAGCGCAAGGCACAATCAACGCACTTGCGATTGAGTTTGAGGTTTGTAGGAAAACAATTACACGATTGTGGAATGATGTCAAGAAGCAGATGACAAACAACACCACAGTCATTAACCTCAACAGCAAGAGATGGGGGAAAGAAgcatcaaacaaaataaaatttgatgaagaaaaatttaagGCCATCAAATATGAACTCAAGGGTACACAGCATTCAGTAGCAAAGCAGATGGAAGTGTCACAATCAACGGTGTGTAGGTGGAAGAGGAACAAAGTAATAAGAAggcacacaaacgcaatcaaaccgactttgaatgaaaacaacaagTTACACAGGTTAAGCTTTGCATTATCTAAATGTGAATACAATGAACAAAATGATGCATTCAAGTTTAAGCCATATACTAACGTtgttcacatagatgaaaaacacTTCTATCTAACCCGAGAGACACAGA GTGATGTtttttttgatggaaagataggcaTTTGGCCAATTATTACACAGGAGCCAACAAAAAGAAGCTCAAAGAACAGGAAAAGGGGGGAGATGGAAACTAagccaatacaatcaatcacaaaaGAGCACATTAGAGAAATGCTTATCACTAATGTGCTGCCAACCATTAGAGCAAAATGGCCTGCTGAATTGTCCAAGCATATTTACATTCAACAAGACAATGCCAAACCTCATATAGCACACAATGACAGAGGGTTTTTAGAAGAGGCAATGAAAGATGGATTTAATATACaattagtgcaacaacctccaaaTTCCCCTGACATGAATGTGCtagatttaggtttttttagatcaattcaagctttgcaATATCAAAAATCAGCTTACAATGTTAAAGAGTTGCTTAAGGCTGTGAATAATGTATTTCAAAATCTGAGTCCACAATGTTTAAGGTTTGTATTCATCACTTTACAAGCTTGTATGATAGAGGTCATGAAAAAACAGGGGGGGTTTGACTATCACAttcctcacatgaacaaaacaaaggTAGCAAGGGAAGGGACTTTACCAGATTACCTGACTATTGACAAACAATTGGTTGTGGATTTACTTCAATatttattcacaaagctaaGTACAGAAAAAATGAATCAGCTTGTGGAACTCATTGGGTATGCAGGGGGATATGAAGAAGGGGATTTGAATGTAGAAATGTCAGAAGTAACCAACAACCAAACTTAA